In Cedecea neteri, a single genomic region encodes these proteins:
- the azoR gene encoding FMN-dependent NADH-azoreductase, whose amino-acid sequence MSKVLVLKSSILAGYSQSNQLSDYFVEQWREKHSADEITVRDLAANPIPVLDGELVGALRPSDAALTPRQQEALALSDELIAELKAHDVIVFNAPMYNFNIPTQLKNYFDLVARAGVTFRYTEKGPEGLVTGKRALVVTSRGGIHKDTPTDLLVPYLNVFLGFIGITDVNYVFAEGFGYGPEVAAKAQTDAKAAIDSIVAA is encoded by the coding sequence ATGAGCAAAGTATTAGTTCTGAAATCCAGCATCCTGGCAGGTTACTCTCAGTCCAACCAGCTGTCCGACTATTTTGTTGAACAATGGCGTGAAAAACACAGCGCTGACGAAATCACCGTTCGTGACCTGGCGGCAAACCCAATTCCAGTGCTGGATGGCGAACTGGTCGGTGCTCTGCGCCCTTCTGATGCCGCACTGACCCCACGTCAGCAGGAAGCTCTGGCGCTGTCTGATGAGCTGATTGCAGAACTGAAAGCGCACGACGTGATTGTCTTCAACGCGCCAATGTACAACTTCAACATCCCTACCCAGTTGAAAAACTATTTCGACCTGGTGGCTCGCGCTGGCGTGACCTTCCGCTACACCGAGAAAGGCCCTGAAGGCCTGGTAACCGGTAAACGTGCGCTGGTTGTGACCAGCCGCGGTGGGATCCACAAAGATACCCCAACCGATCTGCTGGTGCCTTACCTGAACGTGTTCCTGGGCTTCATCGGGATCACCGACGTGAACTACGTGTTTGCTGAAGGCTTTGGCTATGGCCCGGAAGTGGCGGCGAAAGCACAGACTGACGCGAAAGCAGCTATCGACAGCATCGTTGCTGCGTAA